Proteins encoded in a region of the Candidatus Nitrosomarinus catalina genome:
- a CDS encoding cupredoxin domain-containing protein has product MNNLKLIFFSISVIILISVSPSAVSAENVPAWIKNNALWYGQGDITETEFLNSIKFLIENNILVLENDEPIKRNQLEQIIIPNGNYVVSGGNFYLPLNLEIHPMTTVQWINDDIVLHTVQSQDEYGGIIGLFNSAPLNTGETFEFKFTEEGVYNYYCSLHPWRVGLVTVR; this is encoded by the coding sequence ATGAATAATTTGAAATTGATCTTCTTTTCAATCTCAGTAATTATTTTAATTTCAGTATCCCCAAGCGCCGTAAGTGCAGAAAATGTCCCTGCCTGGATAAAAAATAATGCATTATGGTATGGTCAAGGTGATATTACAGAGACAGAATTTCTTAATTCAATTAAATTTTTGATCGAAAATAATATTCTTGTTTTAGAAAACGATGAACCAATTAAACGAAATCAATTAGAACAAATTATCATTCCTAATGGAAATTATGTTGTCTCAGGTGGAAATTTTTACTTACCATTAAATCTGGAAATACATCCCATGACAACAGTTCAATGGATTAATGATGATATTGTTTTACATACTGTTCAAAGTCAAGATGAATATGGGGGAATAATTGGATTGTTCAATAGTGCTCCTCTAAATACAGGTGAAACATTTGAATTCAAATTCACTGAAGAAGGAGTTTACAACTACTATTGTTCATTACATCCATGGAGAGTTGGTTTGGTTACTGTAAGATAA
- a CDS encoding transcriptional regulator — protein MLDLIQTTKITDEQRKKIILESMADKYCKLILKNTLDKPKSAMIIAQEEKIPLSTVYRKIKKLCDGKLLVISGSINRDGKKYFLYMSKIREINIHWDVIETKIDCVLNNPKPEDIN, from the coding sequence ATGTTAGATTTAATTCAGACCACGAAAATAACAGATGAACAAAGAAAGAAAATAATCTTAGAAAGTATGGCAGACAAATATTGCAAACTAATTTTAAAAAATACTCTTGATAAGCCCAAATCTGCAATGATTATAGCCCAAGAAGAGAAAATCCCTTTAAGCACAGTTTATCGAAAAATAAAAAAACTCTGTGATGGAAAATTATTGGTAATTTCAGGCTCAATTAACAGAGATGGAAAGAAATATTTTCTTTATATGAGTAAAATTCGAGAAATTAACATCCATTGGGACGTAATTGAAACAAAAATTGATTGTGTATTAAACAATCCAAAACCAGAAGACATCAATTAA
- a CDS encoding cyclic nucleotide-binding/CBS domain-containing protein, with the protein MQFDPYLETKKIKDVMNPSVLSLESTATASDAAKIMETCDAEAVIVVQNEKFVGIITDRDFTIKIGSHAYPIDTPISRLMSYPLISIDKNAEISNAVKLMTDNKIKRLPVISDKKLLGIIIMSDLTV; encoded by the coding sequence ATGCAATTTGATCCATATTTAGAAACTAAAAAAATTAAAGATGTAATGAACCCTTCAGTTCTTTCTTTAGAATCAACTGCAACAGCTTCTGATGCCGCAAAAATTATGGAAACATGTGATGCTGAAGCAGTAATAGTTGTTCAAAATGAAAAGTTTGTGGGAATAATTACTGACCGAGATTTTACAATAAAAATTGGTTCTCATGCATATCCAATTGACACGCCAATTAGTAGATTAATGAGCTATCCTTTGATCTCAATTGATAAAAATGCAGAAATTTCTAATGCTGTAAAATTAATGACAGACAATAAAATCAAAAGATTGCCTGTTATTTCTGATAAAAAATTATTGGGGATTATTATAATGTCTGATCTCACTGTGTAA
- the metG gene encoding methionine--tRNA ligase — protein MNKRAIITSALPYANGEIHLGHVASTYLPADVTTRFLKQNGVEAYYVCASDDFGTPILIQSEKEGKTPADYVAHWNKRDYDDFTAFGINFDYFYKTSSSENIEFVQDVFKKLNDAGHIYQKEIIQFYCNNDKKFLPDRYVKGICPHCKAEDQYSDLCESCGRVPEEITDPKCSLCGQTPTKEKTNHYFFKLKNFGDSLSEWLEETTTLQKDVKKYVQNWIKSGLIDWDITRDIPWGVPVPLDGADGKVFYGWFDNHLAYISTALKFLNDKGIDGKEFWNSADIYHFIGKDIVYHHYLFLPAMRLGINKEFKLPTYIPTRGHLTLQGKKISKSRNWYIGLKQFLQYYPADYLRFYLVSINPYSQDDLNFDWDDFTTRINSELIGNLGNFVNRALGFTKKSFDGKIPETEPFDEKDSEAEQKIKSLATDVSTLMEQNHLDRALKKIMEVSSFFNQYFQHKEPWKNGPGTTNCVYLSVNAVRSFAIAIFPFMPESAQKIWVQLGLDGNVADVLWSSQSELSISSGHTLGDASPLFARIEKSDIEKYKKELGPSE, from the coding sequence ATGAATAAAAGAGCTATAATTACAAGTGCATTGCCATACGCAAATGGTGAGATTCACTTGGGTCATGTTGCATCTACTTATCTTCCAGCAGATGTAACTACAAGATTTCTAAAACAAAATGGTGTTGAAGCGTACTATGTCTGTGCATCTGACGATTTTGGAACTCCTATCTTAATCCAGTCTGAAAAAGAAGGTAAAACTCCTGCTGATTATGTTGCTCATTGGAACAAACGTGATTATGATGATTTTACAGCATTTGGAATTAATTTTGATTATTTTTACAAAACTAGCTCTTCAGAAAATATTGAGTTTGTACAAGATGTTTTTAAGAAATTAAATGACGCTGGTCATATTTATCAAAAAGAAATAATTCAGTTTTATTGTAACAATGACAAGAAATTCCTTCCTGATAGATATGTAAAAGGAATTTGCCCTCATTGCAAGGCTGAAGACCAATATTCTGATTTATGTGAGAGTTGTGGTCGTGTACCTGAGGAGATTACTGATCCAAAATGTTCTCTTTGTGGCCAAACCCCAACAAAAGAAAAAACTAATCATTATTTCTTTAAACTCAAGAATTTTGGTGATTCTTTATCTGAATGGTTAGAAGAAACTACTACTCTTCAAAAGGATGTCAAAAAATATGTTCAAAACTGGATTAAATCTGGATTAATTGATTGGGATATTACTCGAGATATTCCTTGGGGTGTTCCTGTTCCACTTGATGGTGCAGATGGTAAGGTATTCTATGGATGGTTTGATAATCACCTTGCATACATTTCAACTGCATTAAAATTTCTAAATGATAAGGGAATTGATGGAAAAGAGTTTTGGAACTCTGCAGACATTTATCATTTTATTGGAAAGGATATTGTGTATCATCATTATCTTTTCTTACCTGCAATGAGATTGGGAATCAATAAAGAATTCAAACTACCTACTTACATTCCAACTAGAGGTCATCTTACACTTCAAGGAAAAAAAATATCCAAGAGTAGGAATTGGTACATTGGATTAAAACAATTTTTACAGTACTACCCTGCTGATTATTTGAGATTTTATCTTGTTTCTATTAATCCATATTCTCAAGATGATTTGAATTTTGATTGGGATGATTTTACAACTAGAATAAATTCTGAATTAATTGGTAACCTGGGAAATTTTGTTAATCGTGCTTTAGGATTTACAAAAAAATCATTTGATGGAAAAATTCCTGAAACTGAACCATTTGATGAAAAAGACTCTGAAGCAGAACAAAAAATAAAATCACTTGCTACTGATGTTTCTACTTTGATGGAGCAAAATCACTTGGATAGAGCATTAAAGAAAATTATGGAGGTTTCTTCATTTTTCAATCAGTATTTCCAACACAAGGAACCTTGGAAAAATGGTCCTGGAACTACAAATTGTGTATATCTATCTGTAAATGCAGTTAGGAGTTTTGCCATTGCTATATTCCCATTTATGCCTGAATCTGCCCAAAAAATATGGGTTCAATTGGGGTTAGATGGAAATGTGGCTGATGTTTTGTGGTCATCTCAGTCTGAATTGAGTATTTCATCTGGACATACACTTGGCGATGCCTCACCATTATTTGCAAGAATTGAAAAATCTGATATTGAAAAATACAAAAAAGAATTAGGACCCTCTGAGTAA
- a CDS encoding DUF726 domain-containing protein: MKPVPRITTRGYYNLLNGKTIKNNSYYLYPKQDFKKLIDSKELTIMIHGLRNDNAGAIAKVVLAKNKLKKLGYSYPIIGYSYDSNTTGAHLMKYAKRSLAAGQVIAKKNGRNLGKFIEDFKSDSPDTKIRLIGHSLGTQVILSTLEFLAKKKSNFGIVEGVYFFGASITEDVPSSKKYGKILQNIVNKKIVNHYAPSDEVLGWADKEKFVNGPLGLNGAIGKPISKYNQILLKPKNHRFASYVSVLKKFP, from the coding sequence ATGAAACCTGTACCCCGAATTACAACTCGTGGATACTATAATTTACTAAATGGTAAAACTATCAAAAATAATTCATACTATCTTTATCCAAAACAAGATTTCAAAAAATTAATTGATTCAAAGGAATTAACAATAATGATTCATGGATTAAGAAATGATAATGCTGGCGCAATTGCAAAAGTTGTTTTGGCAAAAAATAAATTAAAAAAATTGGGATATTCTTATCCTATAATTGGATACAGTTATGATTCAAACACTACTGGTGCCCATTTAATGAAATATGCAAAAAGATCATTAGCTGCAGGTCAAGTCATTGCAAAGAAAAATGGGCGTAACTTGGGAAAATTTATTGAAGATTTTAAATCTGATAGTCCTGATACAAAAATTCGTTTAATTGGACACTCTCTTGGAACTCAAGTTATCTTGAGTACTTTAGAATTTCTTGCAAAAAAGAAAAGTAATTTTGGAATTGTTGAGGGTGTATATTTTTTTGGTGCATCTATCACTGAAGACGTTCCATCATCAAAGAAGTATGGAAAGATTCTTCAAAATATTGTTAATAAAAAAATTGTTAATCATTATGCTCCATCTGATGAGGTTTTAGGCTGGGCAGATAAAGAAAAATTCGTTAATGGTCCTTTGGGACTAAATGGGGCAATTGGAAAACCAATTTCAAAATATAATCAGATTTTACTAAAACCAAAAAATCACAGATTTGCAAGTTATGTCTCTGTCTTGAAAAAATTTCCGTAA
- a CDS encoding EF-Tu/IF-2/RF-3 family GTPase: MVKSINFVVLGKQDIASEFGKKGTESDLTLYDRKESDIIKTWVIPNGFPEKIQPLFQAINLAEYVIFHVDKLDKFTGEQIIALDSLKKEKGILSHTFDVDESKLNMMIKGTVVENYTRVEQDKIKEEMNALEPITNDNPAELLIDHCFDVKGVGTVILGKVSNGTIKQYDNLKLYPHNIDVLIKSIQMHDDPVSESVCPARVGLAVKGAKPDEVGRGDVISVEGAVEIKTEIELDFEKSPFYKSEITENQGCLVNIGLQTKAAKFSSITPLKLVFEKPIVCKKNDIAVILKPESTTIRILGSGKIL, encoded by the coding sequence ATGGTAAAATCTATCAATTTTGTTGTATTAGGTAAGCAAGATATTGCATCCGAATTTGGAAAAAAAGGTACAGAGTCTGATTTGACTCTGTATGACAGGAAAGAGTCTGATATTATCAAAACTTGGGTAATCCCAAATGGATTTCCTGAAAAAATTCAACCTCTATTTCAGGCAATTAATTTAGCTGAATATGTAATCTTTCATGTAGATAAACTAGACAAATTTACTGGAGAACAAATTATTGCCTTGGATTCTCTAAAAAAAGAAAAAGGAATTCTTTCTCATACATTTGATGTTGATGAATCAAAACTGAACATGATGATCAAGGGAACTGTTGTTGAAAATTATACTCGTGTTGAACAAGATAAAATTAAAGAAGAGATGAATGCCCTTGAGCCAATCACAAATGATAATCCTGCTGAATTGTTGATTGATCATTGTTTTGATGTCAAAGGTGTTGGAACTGTTATTTTGGGTAAAGTATCAAATGGAACAATTAAACAATATGATAATTTGAAATTATATCCTCATAACATTGATGTTTTAATAAAATCAATTCAGATGCACGATGATCCTGTATCAGAATCTGTTTGTCCAGCTCGAGTTGGTCTTGCAGTAAAGGGTGCAAAACCTGATGAAGTTGGACGCGGTGATGTAATTTCTGTTGAAGGTGCAGTTGAAATTAAAACTGAGATTGAACTTGATTTTGAGAAAAGCCCCTTTTACAAAAGTGAAATTACTGAAAATCAAGGCTGCCTTGTAAATATTGGATTACAAACTAAAGCTGCAAAGTTTTCCTCCATAACTCCATTAAAATTAGTTTTTGAGAAACCCATTGTTTGCAAGAAAAATGATATTGCAGTAATCTTAAAACCTGAATCTACTACTATCCGAATATTGGGTAGCGGAAAAATTCTATAG
- a CDS encoding WD40/YVTN/BNR-like repeat-containing protein, whose product MLFAVSSLLVHVPSDAFAADTWTAATTTNVGTNYMRGVSMSDASNGVAVGHTGTIVYTSDGGDTWTAATTTNVAGTHMEGVSMSDANNGVAVGHLGQIVYTSDGGDTWTAATTTNVGTTNMYGVSMGDANNGVAVGDSGQIVYTSDGGDTWTAATTTNVGTNYMRGVSMSDASNGVAVGRSGQIVYTSDGGDTWTAATTTNVGATHLYGVSMGDANNGVAVGDSGQIVYTSDGGDTWTAATTTNVAGTHMRGVSMSDASNGVAVGGTQIVYTSDGGDTWTAATTTNVGTTNMRGVSMSDASNGVAVGSSGTIVFAGSVSSEDSTTGEEKESSSDTCYDCEAPKLTKVEVHITSQNSDTQRISTSSEIWHFDQKSPYPMFDDDITPIIADPGDEVEIILELTDNRTLERIADSGTYTNFLQKPNDMNNFYANNFDEYGKVSTTFYEWHQTGEDLFYDYDQTVEWSPADIVIEESAEYVEGGQAPNLDGLVGTFTISFKMKFLQPMQTTDVWVQGTDRSGNFFKVALPLTLKVSGNEPLVFESNVNQKVLGFYDESMLNDVVSDWTGSQQDVSELAKILGIPDEDIPTWVTNLAVWVTEDKITMGDMIVSIEHLINN is encoded by the coding sequence ATGTTATTTGCCGTATCCTCATTACTTGTTCATGTGCCATCTGATGCATTTGCAGCTGATACTTGGACTGCTGCTACTACAACAAATGTAGGTACCAATTACATGCGCGGAGTCTCAATGAGTGATGCAAGTAACGGTGTAGCTGTTGGACATACAGGAACCATAGTATACACTAGTGATGGTGGGGATACTTGGACTGCTGCTACTACAACAAATGTGGCTGGCACTCACATGGAAGGAGTCTCAATGAGTGATGCAAACAACGGTGTAGCTGTTGGTCATTTAGGACAAATAGTATACACTAGTGATGGTGGGGATACTTGGACTGCTGCTACTACAACAAATGTAGGTACCACTAACATGTACGGAGTCTCAATGGGTGATGCAAACAACGGTGTAGCTGTTGGTGATTCAGGACAAATAGTATACACTAGTGATGGCGGTGACACTTGGACTGCTGCTACTACAACAAATGTAGGTACCAATTACATGCGCGGAGTCTCAATGAGTGATGCAAGTAACGGTGTAGCTGTTGGCAGATCAGGACAAATAGTATACACTAGTGATGGCGGTGACACTTGGACTGCTGCTACTACAACAAATGTAGGTGCCACTCACCTGTACGGAGTATCAATGGGTGATGCAAACAACGGTGTAGCTGTTGGTGATTCAGGACAAATAGTATACACTAGTGATGGTGGGGATACTTGGACTGCTGCTACTACAACAAATGTGGCTGGCACTCACATGCGCGGAGTCTCAATGAGTGATGCAAGTAACGGTGTAGCTGTTGGTGGAACTCAAATAGTATACACTAGTGATGGTGGGGATACTTGGACTGCTGCTACTACAACAAATGTAGGTACCACTAACATGCGCGGAGTCTCAATGAGTGATGCAAGTAACGGTGTAGCTGTTGGCAGTTCAGGAACAATAGTATTTGCAGGTTCAGTATCCTCTGAAGATTCTACAACAGGGGAAGAAAAAGAGAGCAGTTCAGATACATGTTATGACTGTGAGGCACCAAAACTAACCAAAGTTGAAGTCCACATAACATCTCAAAATTCTGACACTCAACGCATATCTACATCCAGTGAAATTTGGCACTTTGATCAAAAATCCCCATACCCAATGTTTGATGATGACATCACTCCGATAATTGCAGACCCTGGTGATGAAGTTGAGATTATTTTAGAGTTAACTGACAACAGAACTTTGGAGAGAATTGCAGACAGTGGTACGTACACAAATTTCTTACAAAAACCAAATGACATGAATAATTTTTATGCAAACAATTTTGACGAGTATGGAAAGGTCAGTACAACATTTTATGAGTGGCATCAAACTGGAGAGGATTTGTTTTATGATTATGATCAAACTGTAGAATGGTCACCAGCTGATATTGTAATTGAGGAATCTGCAGAGTATGTTGAAGGTGGACAAGCTCCAAACCTTGATGGATTAGTTGGAACATTTACCATTTCCTTTAAGATGAAGTTCTTGCAACCAATGCAGACAACTGATGTCTGGGTTCAAGGAACTGATAGGTCTGGAAACTTTTTCAAAGTTGCACTTCCACTAACTTTGAAAGTATCTGGAAACGAGCCGTTAGTTTTTGAATCAAATGTAAATCAAAAGGTTTTGGGATTTTATGATGAGTCAATGCTCAATGATGTAGTTTCAGATTGGACTGGTTCCCAACAAGACGTTTCAGAGCTTGCAAAAATTTTAGGAATTCCAGATGAAGATATACCTACATGGGTAACAAATTTGGCAGTTTGGGTAACTGAAGACAAAATTACAATGGGAGACATGATTGTCTCAATTGAGCATTTGATAAATAATTGA
- the ilvC gene encoding ketol-acid reductoisomerase, with protein sequence MAKTWKDNDISLDPIKDQTVAVIGYGIQGDAQANNMKDSGLNVIVGLKEGGKSWKKAEADGHKVMSVADATKQGDIIHILLPDMIQGQVYKDEIGPNLSEGKALSFSHAAAIYFKWIEAPSNVDLIMVAPKGPGSKVRETYLDNFGTPSIVAVEQDFTGKAWDRTLGIAKAIGSARAGLIKTAFKEEVETDWFGEQADLCGGAASMVTNAFETLVEGGYQPEIAYFEVLHELKLIVDMIQRYGINGMWRRVSETARYGGLTRGPMVMDAASKDNMKKVLTMIQDGTFNKEWISEYQSKGSEAFDQYMKKNDEHQIEKVGKEMRKMMWPDSTE encoded by the coding sequence ATGGCAAAAACATGGAAAGATAACGATATCAGCTTAGATCCTATAAAGGATCAAACTGTCGCTGTAATCGGTTATGGAATTCAAGGTGATGCTCAAGCAAATAACATGAAAGACTCTGGTCTCAATGTTATTGTCGGTCTTAAAGAAGGCGGTAAAAGCTGGAAAAAAGCCGAAGCTGACGGTCATAAAGTAATGTCTGTTGCAGATGCAACAAAACAAGGAGATATTATTCACATCTTACTTCCAGATATGATTCAGGGTCAAGTTTACAAAGATGAAATCGGACCAAATCTTTCAGAAGGAAAAGCATTGTCATTTTCTCATGCAGCTGCAATCTATTTCAAATGGATTGAAGCACCAAGTAATGTAGATCTTATTATGGTTGCTCCAAAAGGACCTGGTTCTAAAGTTCGAGAAACTTATCTTGATAACTTTGGTACTCCATCTATTGTTGCAGTTGAACAAGACTTTACAGGAAAGGCTTGGGATAGAACCTTAGGAATTGCTAAAGCAATTGGTAGTGCAAGAGCTGGATTAATCAAAACTGCTTTCAAAGAAGAAGTAGAAACTGATTGGTTTGGTGAACAAGCAGACCTATGTGGTGGTGCAGCTTCTATGGTAACAAATGCATTTGAAACTCTAGTTGAAGGAGGATATCAACCAGAAATTGCATACTTTGAAGTTTTACATGAACTCAAACTAATTGTAGATATGATTCAAAGATATGGAATTAATGGTATGTGGAGACGTGTAAGTGAAACTGCTAGATATGGTGGTTTAACACGTGGACCAATGGTTATGGATGCTGCAAGCAAAGATAACATGAAAAAAGTCCTTACTATGATTCAAGATGGTACTTTCAACAAAGAGTGGATATCTGAATATCAATCAAAAGGTTCAGAAGCATTTGATCAATACATGAAGAAAAATGATGAACACCAAATTGAAAAAGTTGGTAAAGAAATGCGAAAAATGATGTGGCCTGATTCCACAGAATAA
- a CDS encoding cobalamin B12-binding domain-containing protein translates to MKQKAASRNIKILVAKLGLDGHDRGALVLCRAFRDAGMEVIYSGLFATPDRIAQIVEDEDVDAVAMSLLNGAHGTLFPRVVKTLKKKGIKDVLIVGGGVIPEIDHKDLVKSGVDHVFGPGTPLPTIIEHINTGVSKLRKI, encoded by the coding sequence ATGAAACAAAAAGCAGCATCACGAAATATCAAAATTTTAGTTGCAAAATTAGGTCTGGATGGACATGATAGAGGGGCCCTTGTCTTGTGTAGAGCATTTAGAGACGCAGGAATGGAAGTAATCTATTCAGGATTGTTTGCAACACCAGACAGAATTGCACAAATTGTGGAAGATGAAGACGTAGATGCAGTTGCAATGAGTTTGTTAAACGGAGCACACGGAACATTGTTTCCAAGAGTCGTTAAAACTCTCAAAAAGAAAGGAATCAAAGACGTGTTAATTGTAGGCGGAGGAGTTATTCCAGAAATTGATCATAAAGACTTAGTCAAGTCAGGAGTAGACCACGTATTTGGTCCAGGTACACCATTACCAACAATTATTGAACATATCAATACTGGCGTATCTAAATTAAGAAAAATATAA
- a CDS encoding DNA-binding protein: MSNNSNDTIFIGKKPLMTYVTSTIVQLATKPSVTIKARGLTTSTAIDVSQIVLKKTKPAFEISNVSINSESLVSTDGRNRDVSAIEITIARKNS, encoded by the coding sequence ATGTCAAATAATTCAAATGATACAATTTTCATCGGTAAAAAACCTCTAATGACCTATGTCACATCTACGATTGTCCAATTAGCAACAAAACCATCTGTTACTATCAAAGCAAGAGGATTGACTACTTCAACTGCAATTGATGTTTCTCAAATAGTATTAAAGAAAACAAAACCTGCATTTGAAATTAGCAATGTTTCAATAAATTCTGAATCCCTTGTTTCTACTGATGGAAGAAATAGAGACGTCTCAGCAATTGAAATTACTATAGCTAGGAAAAATTCTTAG
- a CDS encoding transcription initiation factor IIB, translating into MVAANSTPSCLRCGKNSLLTDDVTGEQFCSKCGYVVSEKSQESGPEWRSFQKDGGADPARTGAPSSLMIHDMGLSTVINPLNKDASGKPLSTSMKSTIERLRTWDSRSQVHEPVDRNLRQALSDLNKLKDKVSVPANVLEKAAYIYRKALEKKLVRGRSISAMIAASLYAACRDTETPRTLKDIADSANVKRKDIARCYRLLHHELELKMPVVDSIQCIARISSKLEISEKTKRYAVKVLKEAQERKESAGKDPMGLAATALYLSCVKNGVSITQRDLAEAAGVTEVTIRNRYKGLKADQAPKTEDSSE; encoded by the coding sequence ATGGTTGCTGCCAATTCAACACCCAGTTGTTTACGTTGTGGAAAAAATTCTCTTCTTACTGATGATGTTACTGGAGAACAGTTTTGTTCAAAATGTGGTTATGTAGTTTCAGAAAAATCTCAAGAATCAGGACCTGAGTGGAGATCATTTCAAAAAGATGGTGGCGCGGATCCAGCTAGAACAGGTGCCCCTTCATCATTAATGATACATGACATGGGATTGTCCACTGTAATTAATCCGTTAAACAAAGATGCATCTGGAAAACCATTATCAACTTCAATGAAAAGTACAATCGAACGTCTTAGAACTTGGGATAGTAGAAGTCAAGTTCATGAACCTGTTGATAGAAATCTTAGACAAGCACTTAGTGATTTAAATAAATTAAAAGATAAAGTTTCAGTTCCTGCAAATGTTCTTGAAAAAGCAGCTTACATTTACAGAAAAGCATTAGAGAAAAAATTAGTTAGAGGCCGTTCCATTTCTGCAATGATTGCTGCATCCCTATATGCTGCATGTAGAGATACAGAAACCCCTAGAACTCTAAAGGATATAGCCGATTCAGCAAATGTTAAAAGAAAAGACATTGCAAGGTGCTATCGATTATTGCATCACGAGTTAGAATTGAAGATGCCTGTAGTTGATTCAATTCAATGTATTGCACGAATTTCAAGTAAGTTAGAAATTTCTGAAAAAACTAAACGTTACGCAGTTAAAGTATTGAAAGAAGCTCAAGAACGAAAAGAATCTGCAGGTAAAGATCCTATGGGCCTTGCAGCAACTGCATTGTATCTTTCTTGCGTAAAAAATGGAGTATCTATCACTCAACGTGACCTTGCAGAAGCTGCAGGAGTAACTGAAGTAACAATCAGAAATAGATACAAAGGCTTGAAAGCTGATCAAGCTCCAAAAACTGAAGATTCTTCTGAATAA